A region from the Vespula pensylvanica isolate Volc-1 chromosome 9, ASM1446617v1, whole genome shotgun sequence genome encodes:
- the LOC122632067 gene encoding uncharacterized protein LOC122632067 isoform X7 has product MLQCCGVGGGASTAPQAPQLQATGSAVGATTSTIMQDPVLESILEQMRDTEARRTDLERQHAEAQNQLREKIAGRYQGPESVEALQSKIRELEKKTELQMVKHEELSLELTSLRRARSRGPAVGHVTSAIPTSTWPPAGSEIDRIIAKIEQDSSSAGRMLHDLDHARGNITTQQPSATQSILRSSSENLPNLGQHQHPPHPHALNLGMPAQMSHYAGSPMPLTPMMPGCPPLTPNGPPYHYSEPIPPAPSLSTSQSQPAFQQKLQQYQQQQQQQTDLSSSHSQGALPSQQKQQAHTHFTSNQYQESYPHTQTYQQPLQQQQHPSSTSYLTASNQSVIPHYTQPTQTAQSYQLNGSQHGSQQRNFLYDCQQSTTYPNLSMSTHPNGTYSSGASYNPQLSHLNYSVPPSNITQTTLSTLTPYSTASFHSTLGPLTSVPQTVLPFSSVQSTYATSGSTYSTVGTNAFGTSGVGSGTTSGSLLQAIGDPLQAMQQLSAQSQANQLQQQAIIQQIQQSLRASSPTATGTTGHHFLGPRQMPKIPTSILTNPLDRLTNENIVSEGQVDMLDIPGKGRCYVYIARFTYEPFQHSPNENPEAELPVQGGDYLLVWGQPDEDGFLDAESLDGRRGLVPANFVQKLIGEDLLEFHQAVLGLRDVDDSASTNIPQVSNCYLQDIDLELAALEEGNRNRQAELSAYAELDNIAEDDEQEPPEVYLFSDLVPAPQHLTLERQLNKSVLIGWTAPENPHQLESYHVYVDGVLKVTVKATERTRALVEGVDSTRPHRISVRSVTHSRRTSRDAACTMVIGKDIALGPTAVKASNVTATSAVISWLPSNSNHQHVVCVNNVEVRTVKPGVYRHTITGLAPSTIYRVTVKAKNLRATHFEDQNAQAVNNFACHVHFKTLPKGLPDPPVDIQVEAGPQDGTLLVTWQPVALNGSAVTGYAVYADGKKVTDVDSPTGDHALVDIHKLMGLNPKHITVRTKSRESQSGDSCATAIPCSVLRSGTSTHLQHGAPHMLDQGQQQQQSSVIQQDDPNRHRMAAQRYPTAPVPSHMRRQAVPEITKDSASEANYSEEDDPSRRGRGMSPHHHRYGPQGPQGPPGAYRSVRMGGPGRPQDAYYDQTGNQRMRGPMYGARVNQAQGGNVHPASGVQQMNKRARRFIALFDYDPTTMSPNPNACEEELQFSEGDTIKVYGEKDADGFYWGECRGRRGYVPHNMVEELKDQNQGGQGQPNRRGPASNERWGDIYASMPMKKMIAMYDYNPQELSPNPDAQVELPFHAGNEICVYGEMDSDGFYMGELNGVRGLVPSNFLIEASNQGQPSQGGRRPPGQSQGPGARGPPPPPREPPPTGHRRSKDACIVPVSVPVCHLDSRQQQQQQQQPLMNNQQHQLQQNNPPHLAYQQANHHSYTTVTTSNQHGPSHLPSGGGVMGAHQQGPLPPHLQQQGKGRGGVGNRAAGSNLPGGMQAPGQHMQPQQQLDYQGQQQQNQPYQQQPNQQNQNYQQSNQGYPQQGQQGFGQQAGQQYQQPQQQQQGQHQQQQQQQVQQSNQGYGQQNQGPSMQSSQPSSKPMRGIPAVLPTAQSKTTPNTTQGQQQQQQPQQQQSTGPNLMQKFTEMAGASAGGDILSKGKELIFMKFGLGK; this is encoded by the exons ATGTTGCAGTGCTGTGGCGTTGGAGGTGGCGCTTCCACGGCACCTCAGGCTCCGCAGCTGCAGGCTACCGGATCTGCTGTCGGGGCTACCACCTCCACGATCATGCAGGACCCAGTTCTCGAGTCCATCCTCGAG CAAATGCGAGACACCGAAGCTCGGAGGACAGATCTGGAACGACAACACGCGGAAGCACAGAATCAGTTACGTGAAAAGATAGCAGGTCGATACCAAGGACCAGAATCAGTCGAAGCCCTACAATCGAAAATCAGAGAATTGGAGAAAAAAACCGAATTGCAGATGGTCAAACATGAGGAATTATCGCTGGAACTGACGAGTTTAAGAAGGGCTCGAAGTCGTGGCCCAGCGGTTGGTCATGTTACATCCGCAATACCCACATCCACTTGGCCTCCGGCTGGCTCTGAAATTGATAGAATTATTGCAAAGATTGAACAAGACAGTAGCAG tgCCGGCAGAATGTTACACGACTTGGACCATGCTCGAGGAAATATAACTACACAGCAACCTTCGGCCACGCAAAGTATTCTTCGATCCAGTTCGGAGAACCTTCCTAATTTGGGCCAACATCAGCACCCTCCTCATCCACATGCTCTTAATCTGGGGATGCCCGCGCAAATGAGCCAT TACGCAGGATCGCCCATGCCATTGACGCCAATGATGCCTGGTTGTCCGCCGTTGACGCCAAACGGGCCACCGTATCATTATAGCGAACCAATACCTCCAGCACCATCTCTCTCTACTAGTCAGTCGCAACCTGCTTTTCAACAAAAGCTCCAGCAAtatcaacaacagcaacaacaacaaacggATTTGTCGAGTTCTCATTCTCAGGGAGCCTTGCCCTCTCAACAAAAGCAACAAGCGCACACACACTTTACAAGTAATCAGTATCAAGAGAGTTACCCGCATACGCAAACTTATCAGCAACCGCTTCAACAGCAACAACACCCGAGCTCGACTTCGTACCTGACAGCGTCGAATCAAAGTGTGATACCTCATTATACGCAGCCAACTCAGACTGCGCAAAGTTATCAATTAAATGGCAGTCAGCATGGTTCTCAACAG aggaacttTTTATACGATTGTCAACAGTCCACGACGTACCCTAATCTATCAATGTCGACGCATCCTAATGGGACGTACAGTTCAGGAGCTTCTTACAACCCTCAACTGTCTCACCTTAATTATTCGGTTCCGCCGTCGAATATCACGCAAACGACCTTATCAACGTTGACACCATATTCGACGGCATCCTTCCATTCAACGTTAGGGCCGCTTACGAGCGTTCCTCAAAccgttcttcctttctcgagCGTTCAAAGCACCTATGCTACAAGCGGCTCGACTTATTCCACTGTCGGGACCAATGCTTTCGGCACCTCGGGCGTCGGCTCGG GCACTACATCAGGAAGCTTGTTACAAGCAATAGGAGATCCTTTACAAGCGATGCAACAACTTTCTGCTCAATCGCAAGCCAATCAATTGCAACAACAAGCGATTATTCAACAAATACAACAAAGTTTGCGAGCTAGTTCGCCAACGGCGACAGGCACAACGGGCCACCATTTTCTTGGTCCAAGACAAATGCCAAAAATCCCTACTAGTATACTTACTAATCCTTTAGATAGATTGACCAATGAAAATATAGTATCTGAAGGTCAAGTCGACATGTTGGATATACCTGGCAAGGGTAGATGTTACGTTTACATAGCTCGCTTCACTTACGAGCCCTTTCAGCATTCGCCTAATGAAAATCCAGAAGCTGAGTTACCCGTACAGGGCGGGGATTACCTTCTTGTTTGGGGTCAACCAGACGAGGATGGTTTCCTTGACGCTGAATCTCTCGATGGAAGGCGTGGTCTCGTACCTGCTAACTTTGTACAAAAGTTAATCGGTGAAGATCTGTTGGAATTTCATCAAGCTGTCCTCGGCCTTAGAGACGTCGATGATTCTGCTTCAACGAATATTCCACAAGTGAGCAAT TGCTATCTGCAGGACATCGATCTAGAATTAGCAGCTTTAGAAGAGGGAAATCGAAATCGACAAGCTGAGTTATCTGCTTACGCTGAATTGGACAATATTGCGGAAGATGACGAACAAGAACCACCAG AAGTCTACCTGTTTTCGGACCTAGTTCCGGCGCCGCAGCACCTCACTCTCGAACGACAACTCAACAAGAGTGTCCTGATTGGGTGGACCGCTCCTGAAAATCCTCATCAACTAGAATCCTATCATGTCTACGTGGATGGTGTACTGAAGGTTACCGTCAAAGCTACAGAAAGAACGAGGGCATTGGTCGAAGGAGTTGATTCTACTAGG CCCCACAGAATAAGCGTACGATCGGTGACACATTCGAGAAGAACATCAAGGGACGCAGCTTGTACAATGGTGATCGGCAAAGATATTGCTTTGGGTCCAACTGCCGTAAAAGCATCCAACGTGACAGCAACCAGCGCCGTGATATCATGGTTGCCAAGTAATAGTAATCATCAACACGTAGTTTGCGTGAATAACGTCGAAGTCAGGACCGTGAAGCCAGGAGTTTACAGACATACGATCACCGGCTTGGCACCCTCGACGATCTATAGGGTAACGGTGAAAGCGAAAAATTTAAGAGCAACGCATTTTGAGGATCAAAATGCACAAGCGGTAAACAATTTTGCCTGTCATGTCCACTTTAAGACATTGCCCAAAGGATTGCCAGATCCTCCGGTCGATATCCAG GTGGAGGCTGGACCGCAGGACGGCACTTTGCTAGTGACCTGGCAGCCTGTTGCCCTAAACGGTTCGGCCGTCACCGGTTACGCGGTGTATGCCGATGGAAAAAAAGTCACCGACGTTGACAGTCCCACCGGTGATCACGCTTTGGTCGACATACACAAGCTTATGGGCCTGAATCCAAAACACATAACAGTCCGTACGAAGAGTAGGGAGAGTCAATCGGGTGACAGTTGTGCTACAGCGATACCTTGCAGCGTTCTTCGAAGTGGTACGAGTACTCATTTGCAACACGGTGCCCCACACATGCTCGATCAAggccaacaacaacaacaatcgaGCGTTATACAACAGGACGATCCGAACCGTCATCGTATGGCAGCTCAGCGATATCCTACTGCACCTGTTCCATCGCACATGAGAAGACAAG CTGTTCCAGAAATCACGAAGGATTCTGCCAGTGAAGCCAACTATAGCGAAGAGGATGATCCTTCCCGAAGAGGTCGTGGAATGTCACCTCATCATCATCGATACGGTCCTCAAGGCCCTCAAGGACCACCTGGAGCATATAGATCGGTTAGAATGGGAGGACCTGGTAGACCTCAGGATGCTTATTACGATCAAacag GTAATCAAAGGATGAGAGGACCTATGTATGGCGCTAGAGTAAATCAAGCTCAAGGTGGCAACGTTCATCCAGCAAGTGGCGTTCAACAAATGAATAAGAGGGCACGCCGATTCATCGCATTGTTCGATTACGATCCAACCACTATGTCACCAAATCCTAACGCTTGCGAGGAAGAATTACAATTCTCCGAAGGAGACACCATCAAg GTATATGGTGAAAAGGATGCCGATGGTTTTTATTGGGGCGAATGTCGTGGTAGACGAGGATACGTGCCACATAATATGGTTGAGGAATTAAAAGATCAAAATCAAGGTGGTCAAGGACAACCTAATAGACGAGGTCCTGCATCCAATGAAAGATGGGGAGATATTTATGCGAGTATGCCtatgaagaaaatgatagCGATGTACGATTATAATCCACAGGAACTCTCACCTAATCCGGATGCG CAAGTCGAATTACCGTTCCATGCGGGTAATGAAATTTGTGTTTATGGTGAAATGGACTCCGATGGATTTTACATGGGTGAACTTAACGGAGTTCGCGGTTTAGTGCCAAGTAATTTCCTCATAGAAGCATCTAATCAGGGTCAACCTTCTCAAGGAGGTAGAAGGCCACCGGGACAAAGTCAAGGACCCGGTGCGAGGGGTCCACCACCCCCACCACGAGAACCTCCGCCAACTGGGCACCGTCGTAGTAAAG ATGCCTGCATTGTGCCTGTGTCTGTCCCTGTCTGTCACTTAGACTCtagacaacaacaacaacaacaacaacaaccactAATGAACAACCAACAACATCAACTACAACAAAACAATCCACCGCATCTAGCGTACCAACAAGCGAATCACCATAGCTATACGACTGTAACCACGTCTAATCAGCATGGGCCCAGTCACTTGCCTTCCGGCGGTGGTGTCATGGGTGCCCACCAGCAAGGGCCCCTTCCACCCCACCTTCAACAACAG GGGAAGGGGAGGGGAGGCGTGGGCAATCGAGCCGCTGGTAGTAACTTGCCAGGTGGTATGCAGGCTCCGGGACAACACATGCAACCGCAACAGCAGCTCGATTATCAAGGTCAGCAACAGCAAAATCAACCGTATCAACAACAGCCGAATCAACAGAATCAGAATTATCAGCAATCAAATCAGGGATACCCGCAACAAGGACAACAGGGCTTTGGACAGCAAGCTGGACAACAGTATCAACAAccgcaacaacaacaacagggACAGcatcaacagcagcagcagcagcaggtgCAACAATCGAATCAAGGATATGGTCAACAAAACCAAGGACCATCGATGCAGAGTTCACAGCCAAGCAGCAAACCTATGAGGGGTATACCCGCTGTCCTTCCAACTGCTCAAAGCAAAACCACACCGAACACTACACAAGgccaacaacaacagcaacagccaCAACAGCAGCAGAGTACGGGTCCGAATCTAATGCAAAAGTTTACAGAAATGGCAGGTGCCAGTGCAGGCGGAGACATTCTCTCGAAGGGCAAAGAGCTTATCTTTATGAAGTTTGGCTTGGGCAAGTGA
- the LOC122632067 gene encoding uncharacterized protein LOC122632067 isoform X3, which produces MLQCCGVGGGASTAPQAPQLQATGSAVGATTSTIMQDPVLESILEQMRDTEARRTDLERQHAEAQNQLREKIAGRYQGPESVEALQSKIRELEKKTELQMVKHEELSLELTSLRRARSRGPAVGHVTSAIPTSTWPPAGSEIDRIIAKIEQDSSSAGRMLHDLDHARGNITTQQPSATQSILRSSSENLPNLGQHQHPPHPHALNLGMPAQMSHYAGSPMPLTPMMPGCPPLTPNGPPYHYSEPIPPAPSLSTSQSQPAFQQKLQQYQQQQQQQTDLSSSHSQGALPSQQKQQAHTHFTSNQYQESYPHTQTYQQPLQQQQHPSSTSYLTASNQSVIPHYTQPTQTAQSYQLNGSQHGSQQRNFLYDCQQSTTYPNLSMSTHPNGTYSSGASYNPQLSHLNYSVPPSNITQTTLSTLTPYSTASFHSTLGPLTSVPQTVLPFSSVQSTYATSGSTYSTVGTNAFGTSGVGSGTTSGSLLQAIGDPLQAMQQLSAQSQANQLQQQAIIQQIQQSLRASSPTATGTTGHHFLGPRQMPKIPTSILTNPLDRLTNENIVSEGQVDMLDIPGKGRCYVYIARFTYEPFQHSPNENPEAELPVQGGDYLLVWGQPDEDGFLDAESLDGRRGLVPANFVQKLIGEDLLEFHQAVLGLRDVDDSASTNIPQVSNCYLQDIDLELAALEEGNRNRQAELSAYAELDNIAEDDEQEPPEVYLFSDLVPAPQHLTLERQLNKSVLIGWTAPENPHQLESYHVYVDGVLKVTVKATERTRALVEGVDSTRPHRISVRSVTHSRRTSRDAACTMVIGKDIALGPTAVKASNVTATSAVISWLPSNSNHQHVVCVNNVEVRTVKPGVYRHTITGLAPSTIYRVTVKAKNLRATHFEDQNAQAVNNFACHVHFKTLPKGLPDPPVDIQVEAGPQDGTLLVTWQPVALNGSAVTGYAVYADGKKVTDVDSPTGDHALVDIHKLMGLNPKHITVRTKSRESQSGDSCATAIPCSVLRSGTSTHLQHGAPHMLDQGQQQQQSSVIQQDDPNRHRMAAQRYPTAPVPSHMRRQGTRVDAHGQVIIETDENLSDKEIFPGQSISQMEITKDSASEANYSEEDDPSRRGRGMSPHHHRYGPQGPQGPPGAYRSVRMGGPGRPQDAYYDQTGNQRMRGPMYGARVNQAQGGNVHPASGVQQMNKRARRFIALFDYDPTTMSPNPNACEEELQFSEGDTIKVYGEKDADGFYWGECRGRRGYVPHNMVEELKDQNQGGQGQPNRRGPASNERWGDIYASMPMKKMIAMYDYNPQELSPNPDAQVELPFHAGNEICVYGEMDSDGFYMGELNGVRGLVPSNFLIEASNQGQPSQGGRRPPGQSQGPGARGPPPPPREPPPTGHRRSKDACIVPVSVPVCHLDSRQQQQQQQQPLMNNQQHQLQQNNPPHLAYQQANHHSYTTVTTSNQHGPSHLPSGGGVMGAHQQGPLPPHLQQQGKGRGGVGNRAAGSNLPGGMQAPGQHMQPQQQLDYQGQQQQNQPYQQQPNQQNQNYQQSNQGYPQQGQQGFGQQAGQQYQQPQQQQQGQHQQQQQQQVQQSNQGYGQQNQGPSMQSSQPSSKPMRGIPAVLPTAQSKTTPNTTQGQQQQQQPQQQQSTGPNLMQKFTEMAGASAGGDILSKGKELIFMKFGLGK; this is translated from the exons ATGTTGCAGTGCTGTGGCGTTGGAGGTGGCGCTTCCACGGCACCTCAGGCTCCGCAGCTGCAGGCTACCGGATCTGCTGTCGGGGCTACCACCTCCACGATCATGCAGGACCCAGTTCTCGAGTCCATCCTCGAG CAAATGCGAGACACCGAAGCTCGGAGGACAGATCTGGAACGACAACACGCGGAAGCACAGAATCAGTTACGTGAAAAGATAGCAGGTCGATACCAAGGACCAGAATCAGTCGAAGCCCTACAATCGAAAATCAGAGAATTGGAGAAAAAAACCGAATTGCAGATGGTCAAACATGAGGAATTATCGCTGGAACTGACGAGTTTAAGAAGGGCTCGAAGTCGTGGCCCAGCGGTTGGTCATGTTACATCCGCAATACCCACATCCACTTGGCCTCCGGCTGGCTCTGAAATTGATAGAATTATTGCAAAGATTGAACAAGACAGTAGCAG tgCCGGCAGAATGTTACACGACTTGGACCATGCTCGAGGAAATATAACTACACAGCAACCTTCGGCCACGCAAAGTATTCTTCGATCCAGTTCGGAGAACCTTCCTAATTTGGGCCAACATCAGCACCCTCCTCATCCACATGCTCTTAATCTGGGGATGCCCGCGCAAATGAGCCAT TACGCAGGATCGCCCATGCCATTGACGCCAATGATGCCTGGTTGTCCGCCGTTGACGCCAAACGGGCCACCGTATCATTATAGCGAACCAATACCTCCAGCACCATCTCTCTCTACTAGTCAGTCGCAACCTGCTTTTCAACAAAAGCTCCAGCAAtatcaacaacagcaacaacaacaaacggATTTGTCGAGTTCTCATTCTCAGGGAGCCTTGCCCTCTCAACAAAAGCAACAAGCGCACACACACTTTACAAGTAATCAGTATCAAGAGAGTTACCCGCATACGCAAACTTATCAGCAACCGCTTCAACAGCAACAACACCCGAGCTCGACTTCGTACCTGACAGCGTCGAATCAAAGTGTGATACCTCATTATACGCAGCCAACTCAGACTGCGCAAAGTTATCAATTAAATGGCAGTCAGCATGGTTCTCAACAG aggaacttTTTATACGATTGTCAACAGTCCACGACGTACCCTAATCTATCAATGTCGACGCATCCTAATGGGACGTACAGTTCAGGAGCTTCTTACAACCCTCAACTGTCTCACCTTAATTATTCGGTTCCGCCGTCGAATATCACGCAAACGACCTTATCAACGTTGACACCATATTCGACGGCATCCTTCCATTCAACGTTAGGGCCGCTTACGAGCGTTCCTCAAAccgttcttcctttctcgagCGTTCAAAGCACCTATGCTACAAGCGGCTCGACTTATTCCACTGTCGGGACCAATGCTTTCGGCACCTCGGGCGTCGGCTCGG GCACTACATCAGGAAGCTTGTTACAAGCAATAGGAGATCCTTTACAAGCGATGCAACAACTTTCTGCTCAATCGCAAGCCAATCAATTGCAACAACAAGCGATTATTCAACAAATACAACAAAGTTTGCGAGCTAGTTCGCCAACGGCGACAGGCACAACGGGCCACCATTTTCTTGGTCCAAGACAAATGCCAAAAATCCCTACTAGTATACTTACTAATCCTTTAGATAGATTGACCAATGAAAATATAGTATCTGAAGGTCAAGTCGACATGTTGGATATACCTGGCAAGGGTAGATGTTACGTTTACATAGCTCGCTTCACTTACGAGCCCTTTCAGCATTCGCCTAATGAAAATCCAGAAGCTGAGTTACCCGTACAGGGCGGGGATTACCTTCTTGTTTGGGGTCAACCAGACGAGGATGGTTTCCTTGACGCTGAATCTCTCGATGGAAGGCGTGGTCTCGTACCTGCTAACTTTGTACAAAAGTTAATCGGTGAAGATCTGTTGGAATTTCATCAAGCTGTCCTCGGCCTTAGAGACGTCGATGATTCTGCTTCAACGAATATTCCACAAGTGAGCAAT TGCTATCTGCAGGACATCGATCTAGAATTAGCAGCTTTAGAAGAGGGAAATCGAAATCGACAAGCTGAGTTATCTGCTTACGCTGAATTGGACAATATTGCGGAAGATGACGAACAAGAACCACCAG AAGTCTACCTGTTTTCGGACCTAGTTCCGGCGCCGCAGCACCTCACTCTCGAACGACAACTCAACAAGAGTGTCCTGATTGGGTGGACCGCTCCTGAAAATCCTCATCAACTAGAATCCTATCATGTCTACGTGGATGGTGTACTGAAGGTTACCGTCAAAGCTACAGAAAGAACGAGGGCATTGGTCGAAGGAGTTGATTCTACTAGG CCCCACAGAATAAGCGTACGATCGGTGACACATTCGAGAAGAACATCAAGGGACGCAGCTTGTACAATGGTGATCGGCAAAGATATTGCTTTGGGTCCAACTGCCGTAAAAGCATCCAACGTGACAGCAACCAGCGCCGTGATATCATGGTTGCCAAGTAATAGTAATCATCAACACGTAGTTTGCGTGAATAACGTCGAAGTCAGGACCGTGAAGCCAGGAGTTTACAGACATACGATCACCGGCTTGGCACCCTCGACGATCTATAGGGTAACGGTGAAAGCGAAAAATTTAAGAGCAACGCATTTTGAGGATCAAAATGCACAAGCGGTAAACAATTTTGCCTGTCATGTCCACTTTAAGACATTGCCCAAAGGATTGCCAGATCCTCCGGTCGATATCCAG GTGGAGGCTGGACCGCAGGACGGCACTTTGCTAGTGACCTGGCAGCCTGTTGCCCTAAACGGTTCGGCCGTCACCGGTTACGCGGTGTATGCCGATGGAAAAAAAGTCACCGACGTTGACAGTCCCACCGGTGATCACGCTTTGGTCGACATACACAAGCTTATGGGCCTGAATCCAAAACACATAACAGTCCGTACGAAGAGTAGGGAGAGTCAATCGGGTGACAGTTGTGCTACAGCGATACCTTGCAGCGTTCTTCGAAGTGGTACGAGTACTCATTTGCAACACGGTGCCCCACACATGCTCGATCAAggccaacaacaacaacaatcgaGCGTTATACAACAGGACGATCCGAACCGTCATCGTATGGCAGCTCAGCGATATCCTACTGCACCTGTTCCATCGCACATGAGAAGACAAGGTACCAGAGTCGATGCGCATGGTCAAGTAATCATTGAAACAGATGAAAACCTCTCCGACAAGGAAATATTTCCAGGACAGAGCATCTCTCAAATGG AAATCACGAAGGATTCTGCCAGTGAAGCCAACTATAGCGAAGAGGATGATCCTTCCCGAAGAGGTCGTGGAATGTCACCTCATCATCATCGATACGGTCCTCAAGGCCCTCAAGGACCACCTGGAGCATATAGATCGGTTAGAATGGGAGGACCTGGTAGACCTCAGGATGCTTATTACGATCAAacag GTAATCAAAGGATGAGAGGACCTATGTATGGCGCTAGAGTAAATCAAGCTCAAGGTGGCAACGTTCATCCAGCAAGTGGCGTTCAACAAATGAATAAGAGGGCACGCCGATTCATCGCATTGTTCGATTACGATCCAACCACTATGTCACCAAATCCTAACGCTTGCGAGGAAGAATTACAATTCTCCGAAGGAGACACCATCAAg GTATATGGTGAAAAGGATGCCGATGGTTTTTATTGGGGCGAATGTCGTGGTAGACGAGGATACGTGCCACATAATATGGTTGAGGAATTAAAAGATCAAAATCAAGGTGGTCAAGGACAACCTAATAGACGAGGTCCTGCATCCAATGAAAGATGGGGAGATATTTATGCGAGTATGCCtatgaagaaaatgatagCGATGTACGATTATAATCCACAGGAACTCTCACCTAATCCGGATGCG CAAGTCGAATTACCGTTCCATGCGGGTAATGAAATTTGTGTTTATGGTGAAATGGACTCCGATGGATTTTACATGGGTGAACTTAACGGAGTTCGCGGTTTAGTGCCAAGTAATTTCCTCATAGAAGCATCTAATCAGGGTCAACCTTCTCAAGGAGGTAGAAGGCCACCGGGACAAAGTCAAGGACCCGGTGCGAGGGGTCCACCACCCCCACCACGAGAACCTCCGCCAACTGGGCACCGTCGTAGTAAAG ATGCCTGCATTGTGCCTGTGTCTGTCCCTGTCTGTCACTTAGACTCtagacaacaacaacaacaacaacaacaaccactAATGAACAACCAACAACATCAACTACAACAAAACAATCCACCGCATCTAGCGTACCAACAAGCGAATCACCATAGCTATACGACTGTAACCACGTCTAATCAGCATGGGCCCAGTCACTTGCCTTCCGGCGGTGGTGTCATGGGTGCCCACCAGCAAGGGCCCCTTCCACCCCACCTTCAACAACAG GGGAAGGGGAGGGGAGGCGTGGGCAATCGAGCCGCTGGTAGTAACTTGCCAGGTGGTATGCAGGCTCCGGGACAACACATGCAACCGCAACAGCAGCTCGATTATCAAGGTCAGCAACAGCAAAATCAACCGTATCAACAACAGCCGAATCAACAGAATCAGAATTATCAGCAATCAAATCAGGGATACCCGCAACAAGGACAACAGGGCTTTGGACAGCAAGCTGGACAACAGTATCAACAAccgcaacaacaacaacagggACAGcatcaacagcagcagcagcagcaggtgCAACAATCGAATCAAGGATATGGTCAACAAAACCAAGGACCATCGATGCAGAGTTCACAGCCAAGCAGCAAACCTATGAGGGGTATACCCGCTGTCCTTCCAACTGCTCAAAGCAAAACCACACCGAACACTACACAAGgccaacaacaacagcaacagccaCAACAGCAGCAGAGTACGGGTCCGAATCTAATGCAAAAGTTTACAGAAATGGCAGGTGCCAGTGCAGGCGGAGACATTCTCTCGAAGGGCAAAGAGCTTATCTTTATGAAGTTTGGCTTGGGCAAGTGA